Below is a genomic region from Actinomadura sp. NAK00032.
CAGCACCGGCGGCATCGTGATCCCCGCGACCGTCGAGCAGGGGAACCGCCTGGTGTGGGGCGAGGTCTGCGGGGTCGGCCACCACGTGCGCATCGTCAAGCCGGGCGACCGCGTGCTGTTCCACCCCGGCGACCAGTACGAGGTCGAGATCCAGGGCGAGAACTACCTGGTCATGCGCGAGCGCGACCTGCACGCGATCGCCAGCGAGCGCCCCGAGCACGGCACCGGCCTCTACCTCTGACCGCGTCCCGCCCGCCGCCGCTGATTTTCACTAGTGGATATGCATAAACTCGGGCCATGGACGACCGCGAATGGGTGGACGCGGAGCCGGCGGCGGCCGAGGCGGGGCTCGGCGGCAGCCGCGCCCGGGTGCTGCGGGTGATCCGCGAGGCGGGCGCCGCCGCGCTGGGCGTGCGCGAGATCGCCGAGCGGGCCGGGCTGCATCCCAACACCACGCGCTTCCACCTCGACGGGCTGGCGGAGGCCGGCCTCGTGCGGCGGGTGCCCGAGGGCCGTGACCGGCCCGGCCGCCCGCGCATGGTGTACCGCGCGGAGGCGCCGGACGGCCGGCACAGCTACCGGCTGCTCGCCGAGATGCTGGCGAGCCTCGTCTCCGGGATGCTGCCCGATCCGGGGGCGGCCGCGATCGAGGCGGGCCGGGCGTGGGGACGCCACCTCGCCGATCCGCCCGCCCCGTTCCAGCGGCTCGGCACGGCGGAGGCGCTGGAGCGCCTCGACCGGATGATGGCCGGCATGGGCTTCAGCCCGGAGTTCGAGCAGCACGCGGCCCACCCGGACCCGGATCCGGAGGAGGTGCGCGTCCGGGTCCGCAACTGCCCCTTCGGCACCGTCGCCGAACGGCACGCGGACGTCGTGTGCCGGCTGCACCTCGGCCTGATCCAGGGCGCGCTCGCCGAGATGGACGTACCGCTGGCGGCGGACCGGCTGGACCCCCTGGTCGAGCCGCACCTCTGCCTCGCCCATCTGCGCCGCACCCGCGACGCCGAGCGCTGAGAGGCCGGACACGGGCGGGCCCGCGGGCCCCTTTCGGGTCCGCGGGCCCGCGCGCCGGGACGGGTACGGTCACCCGCCCTTCCCGGCGGGTTCCGCCGGGGGCTCGGCGGGCCGGCGGCGCGAGCCGCGCAGGGCGAGCAGGATCCCGGCGACCAGCACCAGCTCGGCGGCGCCGCTGAGCACGTCGAGGACGCCGGTCCCCTCCGCCTCCCCCGGCTCGGGCCCGAACGGCAGGCCGCTGGTGCGGCTCACCGCCCAGAGGGCGAGCACGCCGAGGTTGACGGCGAGCCCGGACAGCAGCACCGGCCGCTCGTCGCCGGTGAGCACGAGCACGGCCCAGATGAGCTGGAACATGCCGATCGCGCTGAAGAAGACGCCGTACGCCCACCATTCGTCGAGGTGCTCCGGCACGACGGCGTAGTGGATGAGCGCGGCGAGCACGGATCCGGCGGCGGCGACGCGCCGCGCCGTGAGCGCGGGCGAGGCCGCCGGGACGGCCGTCGCGGTGCCCGTGGTTGTCATGGTCACCTCCATGGGAGCGGGTCAGCCGACCTGGAAGACGCCGAGGCCGCCGGCGGCCATGTTCTTCATCCGGTGGCCGAGGAACGGGTAGGTGCCGGCGTCGGGGAGGGTGAACTCGACGAAGCCGCCCTGGGTGGGCTGGAGGTCGAGGACCTGCGCGCCGCCCTTCTCCTTGTCGCCGCGCCGCAGCGTGTAGGCGCCCTCCTTCCAGACGGTGTCGAAGATCGTCCCGACGACGTGGAAGGCGATGTTCTCGTTGGGGCCGCCGTCGTCCACCCACACGCGCACCCGGTCCCCGGGCTTCACCTTGATGGGGGCGTGGACGTACTGGTTGTGGTAGCCGTTGAAGACCACCGCGTCGTACTCGCCCGCCTGCATCTTCTTCAGGTCGCCCGGCTTGCCCTGCGGCCCGAGGTAGAGCTCGGACTGGATGAGCACCAGTTCCCTGTCCACCGCCGGCAGGTCCGGCGGGTCGACGATCAGGGCGCCGTGCATGCCGTTGCCCATGTGGTAGATCATCGGGTCGGACCCGCAGTGGTAGGTGAAGATGCCGGAGAACCGCGCCGTGAACTCGTAGACGAGCGTCTCGCCGGGCTTGATGGTCCGCATCTGGACGTTCGGCGCGACCTTCGAGGCGTGGAAGTCGATGGAGTGCCCCATCGAGCCCTTGTTGACGAGCTTGATCCGGAACGTGTCGCCGACCTTGCCGCGCAGCGTGGGGCCGGGCGCGGTGCCGTTGTAGGTCCACCGGGTCTGCCGGACGCCGGGGGCGACCTCGATCTGCTTCTCGGTGACGGTGAACGTCGCCTCGTGGACGTCCTTCCCGTCGTTGACCGGCGCCGCCGGGTCGAACGGCTTCCATCCGGCGGCGGGCTCGGCGGCCGGGTCGATCTCGGCGTTCGCCGTGCCGCCCGCGGTGGCGGCCCCCGCCGCGCTCGCGTTCGCGGTGGTGCCCGCCGCCTTGGTGCCCGCACCGCCGGTCACCGTGATCTCGACGAGCATGCCGGCGTCCTTGTGGCCGGGGATGACGCACCACGCCTGGGTGGACTCGGTGAGCACTCCCCAGTGCTGGGTCTCGGACTTGCCCGGTTCGAGCTGCTTGTTCGTCCTGCCCAGCAGGCTCAGGGTGTGCGCCTGGCTGCCCTTGTTGACGACGTTCACCGTGACGTCGGCGCCGGCCGGGACGGTGACCTTGTTCGGCTTGATGTACATGTCGCCCTCTTCGAAGTCGAGGGTGACCTTCTTGCCCTTCCCGGGAAGGGACGCGCCGCCCGCGGAGGACGTCGCGGCGCCGTCCTCGGACGACGCCAGCGCGCCGTGCCGGTGGCCCGTCGGGGCGGCGCCGACCATGAGCAGCCCGACGATCAGGCCGAGCGCGAGCGCCGCGCTGATGGCGGGCATGAATCCGTTCAGCGCCGCCGTCCAGCGCTTGCGGGCGGGCCCCGGCGGTCTGCCCGGTGCCGGACGCTCCGGCTCAGGGGTTGTGGACATGGACTCACTCCAGGTGTGCGGGGGGAATGGGGGTTCGGGCGGTCCGAGCCGGGCCGTCATCAGGTGATCCGCATCTCCATGACCAGGCCGAACATGCCCTGGGAGCCCTCGGAGTGCGGGAAGATGTGGCAGTGCCAGATCCACTTGCCGGGCTGGTCGGCGTGGATGAGGACGGTGTAGCGCTCACCGGGCGCGACGTTGACCGTGTCGGCCTTGTAGGTCTGCTCCAGCGGGAACCCGTCCTTGGCGATGATCACCTGGTCCACGCCGTGCAGGTGCATCGGATGCGCCATCGTGCCCGCGTTGACGTAGGTGACCTGCACCCAGTCGCCCACCCGCGCCTTCAGCGGCCGCGTCGCCGGGAAGGACTTGCCGTTCAGCGTCATCCCGATCACGCCCGCGTCCTGGATCTGGATGATCTGCTTCTGCGCGACCTTCTCCTTGTGCGGGGTGGGGACGTCGCCGAACTGGATCGCACCCCATAGGCCGCTGCTCACCTGCTTGGTGCCGTTGTAGTGGGAGTGGTACCAGGTGTCCGCGATCCGGGTCACGGGGAACTCGTAGGCGAAGGTCTTCCCCGGCTTGATGGAGTCCTGCGTGACGTTCGGGACGCCGTCCATCCTGTTGGGCAGCTGGATGCCGTGCCAGTGGACGCTGGTCGGCTCTGGCAGCTCGTTCTTCACCACGATGCGGACCTTGTCGCCGACGTCGGCGCGGATGGTCGGGCCCGGCACCATGCCGTTGAAGCCCCAGGCGTCCACGACCTTGCCGGGCTCCACCTCCCATTTCACGGCCTTGGCCGTCAGGTGGAACTCCTTGGTGCCGTCCTGCAGCACCTTGGGGGCGAGGTCCTGCCCGCCCTGGCCCTCGGTCGCAGCGGGGAAGCTCTTGTCCCGCTTCGCCATGGCGTCGTCCATGGCCTTCCAGCCGTCCGCTCCGCCGGCGCCCGACGCCTCGTGCGAGGTTCCGTCGTGCTCGGCGGCGGGCGACGCGGCCGCCCCGGCCGGTTCCGCCTCGTGCGCGGACCCGGCCGAGTGCGACGCCTCGGCCGGGTTGCCGCGCGGGAGCGTCCACAGCGCCACGGTCAGCGCGACCGCGAACGCGAACGCCGCGACGAGCACCCTCGATCTTGCTCCGTCCATCCCGCCGACCCCTTCCGGGCCTATTTTTTACTAGCAGGCTAGTTTTTATTGGAGAAAGATCGAGCGCGTCCAGGGGTATGCGCTGTGAGGCGCCGCACACCGGAGGGGTTTACACCAAAAACACTGGTTTTTTAGCGCCGCCCGGTCAGATGCCGCGGACGGCGGCGATGGTGAACGGGGTCTCAGGGACGCCGTCCCCGAGCGGGCCGCCCTTGTCGAACTGGGAGCGGACCACGTAGAGCGTCCCGTGGCGGCGGACGAGCGTCGTCGGGACCTGCAGCGCCGGGTCCGCCAGCCTGCGTTCGAGCCGGGCCCGTGTGCCGTCGGGCGCCACGCGCCAGCGGGTGATGACGTTGTCGGTGTTGTTGGCCGTCCACAGCCGCCCGTGCTGGAGTTCGAGCCCGTCGGCGTTGTGCATGTCGCCGCCCCGGAGGACGGCCTTGCGGACGGCGCCGGTCGCCGGGTCGAGCCGGTAGAGGTCGCCGCCGAGCATGTCGTCGGTCAGCAGGAACCGGCCGGCCGGGTCCGCGACGATCCCGTTGAGGGTGAAGTCGTCGGGGCCGTGCGGGTCGAGGACGTCGTCCAGGTCGAAGGCCACCGCCAGCGTCGCGGTCCTCCCCCGGGCCGCGGCCAGGTCGCGGGGCGTGACGCGGTAGACGACGGAGCGGGCGCTGTCGGTCAGGTAGGCGGTGCCGTCGGGGGCGATGGCGAGGTCGTTGACGAACCGCGAGCCGTCGCCGGGGACGGTGAACGCGGCCAGCAGCCGGCGGGTCCGGGTGTCGTACACCGCGACACCGGACGAGGAGTCGGTCACCCAGAGCCGCCCGGCGCGGTCGACCTCCAGGCCGTTGGCGGTGTGCCGGCCGTCCGCGCCGGCCGGGAGGAAGACCTCGGCGGTGCGGCGGCCGGGCCGCGTCCGGTAGACGGTGCCGTCCGCGAAGGACCCGGCGTACAGCGCGCCGGTGCGGGGGTCGGCGGCGATGCCCTCCGGGTAGACGCGGTCGCCCGGCAGCACGTAGGCCGCGGAGATCCGGGCCCCGTGCGATGCCGCCTGGGCGGCGGCGGGCGGGGCCGCCGCGACGGACGCGGGCAGGACCGCCAGGGCGGCGGCGACCGCGACGGCCGCGGTGGAGCGGTGGAGGCGGGACATGAGTCCTCCGTTCGGATTGATTCGTTAGAACGGATACGTACGATAGTTAGGACCCTAATGCTCGTCAACCGGCTCATGCATGCGGCTCGCTACCATGCGGAGATGACCTCGATGCCCACCTCGGACCGGATCGGCTCCCACCTCAAACGCGCCAACCAGGCGCTCAACGGGGCCAAGACCGCCGCGCTGCGTCCGAGCGGGCTCACCGTGCCGCAGTACGCCGCACTCCTCCACCTGTCCGACAACCCCGGCATG
It encodes:
- a CDS encoding co-chaperone GroES; this translates as MPEPKFEVQMLHDRVMIKIEKDSGERRSTGGIVIPATVEQGNRLVWGEVCGVGHHVRIVKPGDRVLFHPGDQYEVEIQGENYLVMRERDLHAIASERPEHGTGLYL
- a CDS encoding metalloregulator ArsR/SmtB family transcription factor; the protein is MDDREWVDAEPAAAEAGLGGSRARVLRVIREAGAAALGVREIAERAGLHPNTTRFHLDGLAEAGLVRRVPEGRDRPGRPRMVYRAEAPDGRHSYRLLAEMLASLVSGMLPDPGAAAIEAGRAWGRHLADPPAPFQRLGTAEALERLDRMMAGMGFSPEFEQHAAHPDPDPEEVRVRVRNCPFGTVAERHADVVCRLHLGLIQGALAEMDVPLAADRLDPLVEPHLCLAHLRRTRDAER
- a CDS encoding multicopper oxidase family protein; this encodes MDGARSRVLVAAFAFAVALTVALWTLPRGNPAEASHSAGSAHEAEPAGAAASPAAEHDGTSHEASGAGGADGWKAMDDAMAKRDKSFPAATEGQGGQDLAPKVLQDGTKEFHLTAKAVKWEVEPGKVVDAWGFNGMVPGPTIRADVGDKVRIVVKNELPEPTSVHWHGIQLPNRMDGVPNVTQDSIKPGKTFAYEFPVTRIADTWYHSHYNGTKQVSSGLWGAIQFGDVPTPHKEKVAQKQIIQIQDAGVIGMTLNGKSFPATRPLKARVGDWVQVTYVNAGTMAHPMHLHGVDQVIIAKDGFPLEQTYKADTVNVAPGERYTVLIHADQPGKWIWHCHIFPHSEGSQGMFGLVMEMRIT
- a CDS encoding SMP-30/gluconolactonase/LRE family protein; its protein translation is MSRLHRSTAAVAVAAALAVLPASVAAAPPAAAQAASHGARISAAYVLPGDRVYPEGIAADPRTGALYAGSFADGTVYRTRPGRRTAEVFLPAGADGRHTANGLEVDRAGRLWVTDSSSGVAVYDTRTRRLLAAFTVPGDGSRFVNDLAIAPDGTAYLTDSARSVVYRVTPRDLAAARGRTATLAVAFDLDDVLDPHGPDDFTLNGIVADPAGRFLLTDDMLGGDLYRLDPATGAVRKAVLRGGDMHNADGLELQHGRLWTANNTDNVITRWRVAPDGTRARLERRLADPALQVPTTLVRRHGTLYVVRSQFDKGGPLGDGVPETPFTIAAVRGI
- a CDS encoding multicopper oxidase domain-containing protein; protein product: MSTTPEPERPAPGRPPGPARKRWTAALNGFMPAISAALALGLIVGLLMVGAAPTGHRHGALASSEDGAATSSAGGASLPGKGKKVTLDFEEGDMYIKPNKVTVPAGADVTVNVVNKGSQAHTLSLLGRTNKQLEPGKSETQHWGVLTESTQAWCVIPGHKDAGMLVEITVTGGAGTKAAGTTANASAAGAATAGGTANAEIDPAAEPAAGWKPFDPAAPVNDGKDVHEATFTVTEKQIEVAPGVRQTRWTYNGTAPGPTLRGKVGDTFRIKLVNKGSMGHSIDFHASKVAPNVQMRTIKPGETLVYEFTARFSGIFTYHCGSDPMIYHMGNGMHGALIVDPPDLPAVDRELVLIQSELYLGPQGKPGDLKKMQAGEYDAVVFNGYHNQYVHAPIKVKPGDRVRVWVDDGGPNENIAFHVVGTIFDTVWKEGAYTLRRGDKEKGGAQVLDLQPTQGGFVEFTLPDAGTYPFLGHRMKNMAAGGLGVFQVG